A single region of the Nicotiana sylvestris chromosome 6, ASM39365v2, whole genome shotgun sequence genome encodes:
- the LOC104221539 gene encoding uncharacterized protein — MKELKVAEEEKAREKLKGGPVSDVEVFAETHKKKKKDGSREGWVETRASEQYDGYHRSLDEWCQMQPTSDDGTRIQPSPRCYDFNMDGCSRRCIQRKSLRAWSTTVFLFSFIAISFGCSYYAKSGRNGSNAKEY; from the exons ATGAAGGAATTAAAAGTAGCGGAAGAGGAGAAAGCCAGA GAAAAGTTAAAAGGGGGACCGGTGTCTGATGTTGAGGTCTTTGCGGAGAcacacaagaaaaagaagaaagacggTTCAAGAGAAGGATGGGTTGAGACACGTGCATCGGAACAATAT GATGGATATCATAGAAGCTTGGATGAATGGTGTCAGATGCAGCCTACTTCTGACGATGGTACCCGAATCCAACCGTCACCCCGATGTTATGACTTCAATATGGACGGATGTAGCAGGCGGTGTATCCAAAGGAAGAGTTTACGGGCTTGGAGTACAACGGTCTTCCTCTTTTCGTTCATCGCCATTAGTTTCGGATGTTCCTACTACGCAAAATCAGGAAGAAATGGGAGCAATGCAAAAGAATATTGA